Genomic DNA from Enterococcus saccharolyticus subsp. saccharolyticus:
GTATAATGAATTCAAAAGGGGGATAATATGAGAAAACAACATATTTTATTTGATTTAGACGGTACGATTGTAGATTCCAGTCAGGGGATTTTTTCGTCCATTAATTATGCTTTACGTAAATTAGAGCGAGAAGAGTTACCTTTAGATATTTTAAAAACGTTTGTTGGACCGCCTTTAAAAGACTCATTTATCCGTATTGGTTTAGATGAACGAACAGCTGATTTGGCAGTTAATTACTATCGAGAATTGTATAAAAAAGAAGCGGTGTATCAAGTAAAAACATATGAAGGTATTGAAGAAACGTTGGCAGAATTGGCAAAAACTAAAAAGATATTTTTAGCTACTTCAAAACCAGAGTTTTTTGCTAAGATTATTTTGGAACATTTGGCGTTTACTTCTTATTTTACTGGTATTTATGGTGCTGATTTAGAAGGGACTCGTACAGCGAAAGCGGATGTGATTCATTATGCTTTAACGACAGAAAACATCACTGAACGAGAAACTGTCGTTATGATTGGTGATCGCAAGCATGATATTTTAGGTGCTGCGGATAATGGCTTGGAAAGTATCGGCGTATTATACGGATTTGGTAGCAAAGAAGAATTAACTCATGCAGGGGCGACACATTTAGTCTCTACTGCAAAAGAATTAATCACACTCATCGATTAATAAAAAAGGTTGTGACAAATATTATTATGTCACAACCTTTTTTATTAGTAATCAAGCTGTTTTAATCGAAGCATGACTGTTTCAGCATCAACTAATTGAATATTATATAATATTTGAATACGTTCATTGATTCTTGTTTCTTCTTCGTCTTTTCCTTCATAGCTTTGAAATACACGATTCAAGATATTTTCAGCAAGTCCAGTCATTCCTGAGCTACCTAAGTCACTGCCTAAACGTTCATTAGGTGTTAATTGATACTTTTTCAATTCGCGTGCAAATCGAGCTAATTCATCCGTTAAAATAATTTGATCC
This window encodes:
- a CDS encoding HAD-IA family hydrolase — translated: MRKQHILFDLDGTIVDSSQGIFSSINYALRKLEREELPLDILKTFVGPPLKDSFIRIGLDERTADLAVNYYRELYKKEAVYQVKTYEGIEETLAELAKTKKIFLATSKPEFFAKIILEHLAFTSYFTGIYGADLEGTRTAKADVIHYALTTENITERETVVMIGDRKHDILGAADNGLESIGVLYGFGSKEELTHAGATHLVSTAKELITLID